Genomic DNA from Salinibacter pepae:
GACGCAGAGCCCAACCAGGGCGCATGGGGAAGCGTCCAGGCCACGGACGCGTCCCGCGGCACGGAGGTCTCCCGCGGCTGGATCACGTCGTCGAGCGGACGGACCGGGCGAACCGTTGCCCCGGTAGCGCCCCAGGACCGGGTCGAGCCCGGCCCGCATCGTGGCCCTGGGGGCGTTGTCTCCCGGACTGAAGGGACAGTCTTGGCGACCTCAGACGCTTCTGAAGTAGAAGCGTCGGAGGGGGTGTTCGCAAGGGACTGATGGGGCGCCGCAGGCGCGCCGCTGGAGTACTGCGGGGGCGCATTGCCGTAGCACGGCGCAGCGTCCCCCATAAAGGAGCCCCCAAGTGCGATGAGCACCGCTAAGGGGGCCACGAGAAGCCGGCCCAACGACACGCCACTATTTAAAAACGAGCGGGCACTCATTTTAGGCAGAAGGAATTACCGCCAAGTTGTAGGGGACGTACATTACTCCTGAAAGCAGGTTTTCGGGTCACTTTTTATTCAAACTGTGCTTTTTTGCTTGTGCGGAGGCGCCCAGTTGGCTAGGTCCCCCACGAGAATTGTTGCTTCCAGGCAGGCGCCGATGAAAGCTCGCTGGACCATCGCCAACGGAGACGCTCTTGGGCCGCCTGGTTGCCCTCATTCCCTCTTCCTGGTGCAGATGTCTCACCACGCGTCCCGTGCCGCGTAGCTTCCCGCCGTAGGACGCAGGCCCTTCCTGCAGGGCCCAATTGAAAAACAGTTTCCGAGCTTCTCCTTCCTCGGCTCACAAAACCAGAGCAGTTGCGATTGTCTTCCGGCCCCTTCGACGAGCGACTTCTCCATTCTCACGGCGGGGTTTGAGCTGTGCTCCGCCCGGCAGCCTCCTGTCGTCAGACGGGCTGAATTCCGATGATGCGTTTTCCGCAATGGTGGAAGATGGTGCTCAATCAGAAGCTGTTTCCGGTAGATATTCAGCCGAGACGCAGGGACGACCGTACTCCCCAAACTGACGTTGGTCCGGGTCCTACAGGACGGGATAGCTGAGCATCTTGGCGCTGAGGCCCGAGGTGGTCCCTGGCTCGTCGGTCCCCCTTCGCGCCTTCGGGGCGCGGCTTTAGCGGAAGGGAGAAGAATCCTTTGTCGGAAGCGGGCCAGAAGAGAGTCCCCAGACAGGCACGGAGAGAGGCGACCTGGCGGGGGGCGGAGACTCGCGGGGGGCGGAGACGAGGCCCCGGACCTACGGCGCAATTGGGGTTTCGTCGGCCTCCGGCTCGTCGGCCGACCGGTCCTGCACGGCGTCCGGAGAGGCACCGTCGCCGCCGACCGAGGCCGGGTCGCCCCTGGTGATGATGTCGACGGGCACCGGGAGTTCGGTGTCGGCAAGCCCCCCGGCCGGTTGCGGGCGTGCGTCCGTCTCGTCGGCGGCCGGAACGGGCGTGAGGCACCCGAGGCGCCAGGCCCACACGACGGCAATCACCGCGGTGCCGCCGGCCAGGAGGTAGCCCCACACCGCCGGCAGGACCCCCATCAGTACGGCCGCACTCCCGAACCAGGCCCCAACCCCGTAGAGGGTGAGCACGGCGCCCTGCTCGGTGCCGCGGTCGACCAGGCGGTGGTGCACGTGGCGACGATCGGGCGCGAAGATGGTGCGGGCCGAGGCGAAGCGCCGGACGATGGCCGTTCCGGTGTCCAGAATCGGCACGCCCAGAAGAACGGGCAGGATGAGGAGGGCGACGGCCGGGTCGGTGTGGAGGGGGCCCTGGAGCGTATACCCGGCCAACAGGTAGCCCAGGAGGAGGCTGCCGGAGTCCCCCATGAAGATGGTGGCGGGCTTGTAGTTGTGTGGCAGGAAGCCGACCAGCGCCCCCGCCATCACGATGCCGACGGCCGCCAGGGCGATCTCGCCCTTTACCCCGAAGAGGGCCGCGCACGCAAGAAAGGCAATGCCGATAATTCCCGTCGCGAGGCCGTCGAGGCCGTCGATGAGGTTGACCGCGTTGATGATGCCGACGATCCAGAGCACCGACAGCGGGATGATGTAAAGCGCCTCGCTGAAGGGAAGGGCCCCCGCGACGACGTCGGGGGAGAGTGCGCCAGCGTGTCCTCCGGAGAGGGGAAGAATCGTGCCCGAATGGAGAAGCAGGTAGGCGGCGACCAGCTGAAACGAAAATTTGGCCTTCGCGTCGAGGGCGTGCCGGTCGTCCCAGTACCCCGTGGCGAGCATGATCGCCGCCCCGCCCCAGAACGAAAGAGACTGAACGGCGCCGGGGAACGGGCCCCAAAAGCCCCAGAGCACTCCCAGCCCCACCGCCAGCCCCGCAGCGATCGCAACCCCGCCTCCCGTGGGGGTGACGCGTTTGTGGACCTTGCGGGCCTGCGTCGGACGGTCCAAGAGGCCGAGGCGCGGGGCCTGCTCGCAGACGAGACCGGTAAGGAGCACCGTCACCAGAAACCCGGCGACCACGCTTCCGACAAGCCCGAGGAACAGAGGTGTGCCCATGAATCGCTACGTGAGTGCGGAGGGGGGATGCGGGCGGCCAGGAGCAACGAAGATGTGTGCGTCGGGGCCCTTCAATTCCCCAGTTGCCTGCCGAACTGATGCGCATCTGAATCTGCACTGCTAAGAATAGGGCGGCATGCGCGCGGACCGATAAGCATATAGAGAGGCAGCGCGCCTATCTTTGGAGCACGCCGGTTGTACAAGGTCCGCCCCACGCATGGTAGATTTGGATTATGCCTCTGGCGGAGAGGCGGAACCGCGAAGGGACGAGCCAGAAGCGAGGGGAGGGGGACGAGGCAATTGCGGCGAACGAGGCCCCAAACGGCGCCCTCCCGGTCGTCCCCGGGCGTGTGGGCCCCGACGAGGCGCCGTCCTGCTAGGAAAAGGATTTCGAAATGAAAGCGCATCGGGCAATAGGGAACGAATCAGATGCTCCGAATACGCAGCATCAGTTAATCCTTTGGAGCTAGTTAGGCAGAGAGAGGTGCCTTCCTAGAGGGGCCGTTTCGCCGATAGGGGCGGCTGTGGCGGCAGAGACGCGGCCCTGGACGATCCCTGTCTTCTGTGCTTTTCCGCCCTGCCGCGTTGAAGCCGGGCGTTTTTTTCGCTCAAGAGAGCATCAGGAATAGATATTGTGATCCATAAGATTGAAGTCTGAAGACCTAAAGGATCACAGAATACGATGCTCGCCCGCCTTTCTGCTTCGGTGTGTGCCGCCCTGCTCGGGATCGGCGTCCTGGTGCCCGCTGCGGCCCTGGGGCAGTCGTTCACCTACGCCGAAGAGTGCATCACGAACGTCGACAACGCGACGGTGCACGTCCCGTCGACGGCAGACCCGGCCCTTCCGGACGGCACGCCCGTGGCGGCGGGGGACACAATCGCGGTGTATACGGCCGACGGGACGTGTGCGGGCTACGGGGTGTGGACGGACGGAGAGGGGGCGACGCTCGCCGCCGCGGGGTCGGATTCGATCGATGTCTCGCCGGACGGGTACGCGCCGGGCGCGTCCCTGCAGTTTGAGGTTTTTGACGTCTCGGCGGGCGCTGCGGTCGACGTTGGCTCGGGCGCCGCGTTTGCGTCGTGCGACAGCGTCGGGGTGCCGGTCTGCGCCGAGGGGGTTTACGAGCCGGGGACGTTCCATCAGGTGACAGGCTTCCAGGCCGACCCGTCCGAGACGGTGACCCGCACGATCACGATGGCGGAGGGCTGGCGCTTTGTCTCGGTGCCCGTAGAGTCGGGCGCGACGTTCGGGTCCCTTTTCCAGGGGTGCTCGGGGGGGTTCGCGTACACGCCAGGAAACGGATACACGCCACTGTCGGACGGGGACGCTGTGCCGGTAGGGATGGGGATTGCCGTGCAGTGCCAGGCGGACACCACGAGCGTGACGGGAACGGTGCCCCCGACGACGGTTCAGGTGGAGGCCGGATGGAATCTGATCGGCAGTGTCGAGGACACGGTGTCGGTCGGTGCAGTGACCGCCTCCCCGTCCGGCATCGTGACGTCGGACTTCTTCCGGCTACCGCCGGGCGAGGGGTATACGTCCACGGCGGCACTGCGTCCCGGCGAGGCGTACTGGGTCAAGGCGACCGAGGCTGGGACGCTCGACCTGTCCGGGGCCGCGGGGACGCTGGTGGCCGGATCGGAGACGTCCAAGAACGACCCGGCGGGCGTGGTGCGCCTCTCGATTGCAGACGCGGAGGGGCAGCAGTATACGCTCCGGCTGGAGGAAGGCCTGACCGACCGGCAGCGCAGCCGCTCGGAGCTGCCCCCCGTTCCGCCGGGCGATGTGTTCGACGTGCGGTTCGCAAGTGGACACGCGGCGGCGGCGTTCGCGTCGGGGAAGGCGTCGGCACCGGGGCATGCCGTGCAGCTTCAGGGCGCGACGTTTCCCGTAGAAGTCCGGCTGAAGACCGGCGGAAGCGACCGACGGGTTGAAATCGCCGCCGGGGGGGAGCGCCACGCGTTGTCGGCGGCCCAGCCGGCCGCGCAGATCCAGCAGTCCACGGACCGGATCGGGGTCACCGCCGCCCCGACCCCGGACGAATTTCGGCTCGGAAAGGCCAGCCCCAACCCGATCCGCCGGGGCGCCGAGCTGGAGTACACGCTTCCGGAGGAGTCGGAGGTCTCGATCGCCGTCTACGACGTGCTGGGACGGCGCGTTGCTCGCCTCGTGGACGAGAAGCGCCGGACCGGGGTCCATCGGGCCCGGATCGACGCCGGCACCCTCCCGAGCGGGAAGTACTTCGTGCGCATGCGGGCCGGGACGTTCCGGCAGACGCGCCAACTGACGGTCGTGCGGTGAGTCGGCCCCGGCAGGGACGGTCGTGCGGCAAGTCGGCCCCGGCAGGGACGGTCGTGCGGCAAGAGAGAGGGGGCTCGTCCACTCCCACACGGGCCCCTGCGCAGCAGGCCCTCCCTGCGGAGGCGCTACCCCCACGGAGGCGCTACTGCTCGCGGAGGTCCACGACGACCGACTGGGTGTCCTGGGGGGCGACGGTGACAGGCCGGCTCGTTTCCCCGAGTGCCGGGTGGCGGGCGGTGATGGTGTAGGGGCCGGCCGGAAGGGTCGTGTCGTACCAGACATCCGAATTTTCAGCGCGGCGCTGGTCGTTGATGTAGATGGAGCCCCAGGGGCGGACCAGTACGCGGAGGTGTCCGGTCCGCCGCTTCAGCGTTGCCGTCACCGTTGCGGTGTCGGTGGCGCTGACGTCGACCCGCCGGGTCACGGTCTTGTGCCCGGGACGGGAGAAGGTGACCGCGTACGTCCCCGTCGTGACCTCGGTGAGGGTCGCCGGCGTCGCCCCGACCTCCTCGCCATCGAGCGCAACCGTCGCCCGGTCGGGCGTCGCCCGCAGCACGAGGGTGCCGGTGACCGGCGCGATGTCGCCGCCCGCGGGGGCAGTCGACGGGTCTGATCGGCTACTGGCTGGGGGCCCATCGGAGGCCGAGCCCGGCGTCTCGTCGCCGGGGCCGGGTGGGCTGGGCGAGGGGGAGGAAGGGGACGGCTCGCCGGACGACAGGCCGGCGGGGGCGCTCCCCTGCGAGCGGGCGGCGGCCTGGCCCTGCGCGGCGACCGCTGACTCGTCCCGAGAAAAGCGGGGGCTGAGCGCGGCGGACTGGCCTGCGGACAGCGTGATCACGGTGTCGCGGCTTCCGTAGTCGGCCCGGTCGATGGTGACCAGGTAGGTCCCGGGCGGGAGCGGGTGGTTGTCGATCGGGGTGACGCCGGCCGTGTCGGCGCCCACGATCACCACGGCGCCGGGGGGCTGGGAATCGACCGACAGGGTGGAGGTGGGCTCGTCGTCGGCCGTCGGGGGCGCGCCCGGGTCGGGCGTGAGGCGCGTGGGGGCGAAGTAGATCAGCAGCCCGATCGCGAGGGCGATTGTCCCCGCCGTGATCGAAAACGCGTAGCGGCGCAGCAGGCGCAGTGCCCCGCCCCTGCTCTCCTGTGGGGACTGGTACGGCTCCCAGGACGCAGAGCCGGCCCCCGAACGGGCAGCGTCATCTGGCTCCGGAAACGGGGCATCGTCGGCCATCCGTGTGCCGAATGCGACGTTCGTGGAGAAGAATGACCTGAGTCCTACCTCGGGCGCGAGGAAAGGTTCGTCGTGCAGGCTGGGGAGCGGCCACGAGCGCGGCCACGAGCCCGACGAGAAGACGGATCGAGTCGGTCCTGTCTGGCCGAGTGGAGGACCTCTTCTCAACGGACGCTTGGGCCACGCCCCTGGACATCGTGGCGCCAGCGTGGGAGAAATCTGGCTCCTCCATCAATCTGGGGCCTTCATTTTGCCGTCACCCCACCCGGGCGAAGCCGAGGCCGTGCTCCGCGTAGTCCTCCCGGTAGCGGCGGCGGAGCCGCTCGTGCTCGTCGGCCCGCAGGTGCGGGTCCTTCTCGATGAGGGCGAAGGCGGCCTCGCGGGCGACCTCCAGAATCTCATCGTCCTCGG
This window encodes:
- a CDS encoding PEGA domain-containing protein, with product MADDAPFPEPDDAARSGAGSASWEPYQSPQESRGGALRLLRRYAFSITAGTIALAIGLLIYFAPTRLTPDPGAPPTADDEPTSTLSVDSQPPGAVVIVGADTAGVTPIDNHPLPPGTYLVTIDRADYGSRDTVITLSAGQSAALSPRFSRDESAVAAQGQAAARSQGSAPAGLSSGEPSPSSPSPSPPGPGDETPGSASDGPPASSRSDPSTAPAGGDIAPVTGTLVLRATPDRATVALDGEEVGATPATLTEVTTGTYAVTFSRPGHKTVTRRVDVSATDTATVTATLKRRTGHLRVLVRPWGSIYINDQRRAENSDVWYDTTLPAGPYTITARHPALGETSRPVTVAPQDTQSVVVDLREQ
- a CDS encoding MraY family glycosyltransferase, producing the protein MGTPLFLGLVGSVVAGFLVTVLLTGLVCEQAPRLGLLDRPTQARKVHKRVTPTGGGVAIAAGLAVGLGVLWGFWGPFPGAVQSLSFWGGAAIMLATGYWDDRHALDAKAKFSFQLVAAYLLLHSGTILPLSGGHAGALSPDVVAGALPFSEALYIIPLSVLWIVGIINAVNLIDGLDGLATGIIGIAFLACAALFGVKGEIALAAVGIVMAGALVGFLPHNYKPATIFMGDSGSLLLGYLLAGYTLQGPLHTDPAVALLILPVLLGVPILDTGTAIVRRFASARTIFAPDRRHVHHRLVDRGTEQGAVLTLYGVGAWFGSAAVLMGVLPAVWGYLLAGGTAVIAVVWAWRLGCLTPVPAADETDARPQPAGGLADTELPVPVDIITRGDPASVGGDGASPDAVQDRSADEPEADETPIAP
- a CDS encoding T9SS type A sorting domain-containing protein; the protein is MLARLSASVCAALLGIGVLVPAAALGQSFTYAEECITNVDNATVHVPSTADPALPDGTPVAAGDTIAVYTADGTCAGYGVWTDGEGATLAAAGSDSIDVSPDGYAPGASLQFEVFDVSAGAAVDVGSGAAFASCDSVGVPVCAEGVYEPGTFHQVTGFQADPSETVTRTITMAEGWRFVSVPVESGATFGSLFQGCSGGFAYTPGNGYTPLSDGDAVPVGMGIAVQCQADTTSVTGTVPPTTVQVEAGWNLIGSVEDTVSVGAVTASPSGIVTSDFFRLPPGEGYTSTAALRPGEAYWVKATEAGTLDLSGAAGTLVAGSETSKNDPAGVVRLSIADAEGQQYTLRLEEGLTDRQRSRSELPPVPPGDVFDVRFASGHAAAAFASGKASAPGHAVQLQGATFPVEVRLKTGGSDRRVEIAAGGERHALSAAQPAAQIQQSTDRIGVTAAPTPDEFRLGKASPNPIRRGAELEYTLPEESEVSIAVYDVLGRRVARLVDEKRRTGVHRARIDAGTLPSGKYFVRMRAGTFRQTRQLTVVR